DNA sequence from the Pelagibaculum spongiae genome:
ACCATTTAAACTTGCAGTGGAGCTTACAATGAGCCAGTTAATTCAATTGTTGCGGAAGCATCGTGATTCATTTGAAACGCAATATCGTCACCAGCTCAATAAAGATCAGCGCAATGCGATTCATGCCCTGCTTAATTGCCGAGTGTCTTCACCGGTCAATTCGAGTTGGGCTTGTACCCGCTGCTCGTATGAAGACAGCCTGCCGATGTCCTGCGGCCATCGGCACTGCCCACAATGTCAGCAACAAACCACATCTGATTGGCTGGCGCGACAGCAAAAAAAACTGCTGCCCGTGCATTACTTTATGGTGACCTTTACCTTGCCATTTGAACTCCGATGTTTAGCGAAAACCCATCCTAAAGCACTTTATAAAATTATGTTCACGGTGAGCGCGTCTATTCTCAAAAACTTTGGCCAAAGCAAAAAGCTTGGCGATATCGGCTTTACAACGGTATTGCATACCCATAGCAGGCAAAGGAATTTACACCCGCACTTACATATTATTGTGGCGGCGGGTGGATTTAATACTAAAACCAAGCAATGGAAAAAAGGCAACCAAAAATACTTATTTAATGCCTTTGCTTTAGCAAAAGTCTGGAAAGCTCGGATGCTGCAAGCAATACATGCGCATCAATCATTATGGTTACCTGATTATCTGCCAGAAAAATGGGTGGTCGATTGTCGCAAAGTCGGTTTTGGTCTGCCCGCATTAAAATACTTGTCTCGTTATTTATATCGAGGCGTATTACCCGACAAGGACATTATTAAAACCACCGACACTCAGGTCACGTTTAAATATCAAGATAGCCAGAGTAAAACAAAGAAAACCAGAAGCTTACCGATACTCGAATTCTTATGGTTGATTATGCAACATGTTCTGCCAAAAGGATTACAACGGGTGCGGGACTATGGTTTTTTACGCGGAAACGCCAAAAAGCTGCGTTATAGAATATTACTGGTACTCAGCACGCTATTGGATTACATCATCCCCAAAAAAATACCAGAGAAAACCAAGCCCCGCCGTATTTGCCCTTGCTGTAAAGAAGAAATGCGCTGCCTGGGCGTGGTACGACCGGTCTAGCCGAAAGGCAAAAACAATAAGGATAATGGCGTAATTATTGAGCAGGAGGGCCGTTACAAAAAGACCTAAAAAATGCACTCTCAAAAATGCTGATTCCAGCGTTTATAGCTTTGCTCGCCCTGCATTTAGCGGCAGGGCGTGACCTACTTAGTTGAAATATC
Encoded proteins:
- a CDS encoding IS91 family transposase; its protein translation is MSQLIQLLRKHRDSFETQYRHQLNKDQRNAIHALLNCRVSSPVNSSWACTRCSYEDSLPMSCGHRHCPQCQQQTTSDWLARQQKKLLPVHYFMVTFTLPFELRCLAKTHPKALYKIMFTVSASILKNFGQSKKLGDIGFTTVLHTHSRQRNLHPHLHIIVAAGGFNTKTKQWKKGNQKYLFNAFALAKVWKARMLQAIHAHQSLWLPDYLPEKWVVDCRKVGFGLPALKYLSRYLYRGVLPDKDIIKTTDTQVTFKYQDSQSKTKKTRSLPILEFLWLIMQHVLPKGLQRVRDYGFLRGNAKKLRYRILLVLSTLLDYIIPKKIPEKTKPRRICPCCKEEMRCLGVVRPV